The sequence below is a genomic window from Luteitalea sp..
TCGCGTTCTGACCTTCGTGCCCGGGCGCTTGGGACCCACCGCCGTCGGGCTGAAGACGTCAGTTCTCAATTCGGTAGATCTCCCTCCGACCATGGTCGATGAGGCTGTGATAATCCGCCATGGTCTTCCGGAGGTTCTCGTTGGTCATGAGACGTTGCTCGAGGGCGAGTTTCCGCCAGGTCAGGCTAATCAGAAGAGCTTGTGATCATAGGCGTACGATGCCGCCATCCTTCAGATGCCAGCCTGCGTCGTGCACGAGCCAGGTCACGATCTGCAGAAGACGGCCCATATGCTATAGTTCGGGCCGGCTAGACCGATGAAACGCGTGTCGAACCGTCAACCCGTGGAAGGACGAGCCGAAATGTCGCCGAGGACGCTGATTGCCTCGTTCGCCCTGTTCGCGCTGTGTGCAGCGCCGGCCGCAGCCGGCCCGGAGCCGCCCGCCGGCTGGACCGACGGATACGTGATGGCCAATGGCATTCGCAGCCACTACTGGCGGACCGGCGGTGAGAACAAGCCAGCGCTCGTCCTGGCCCATGGATCATCGGATGATGGGTTGTGCTGGACGAACCTGGCGAAGGAACTGCAGGACGGGTACGACATCATCATGTTCGACGCTCGCGGTCACGGTCTCTCGGATCCCCCGACACCCGCGGATCCGCCGGCCGTGCAGGTGGAAGATCTCGCGGGGCTGATCGAGGCGCTGAGGCTGGAGCGTCCGATTCTGATGGGCCACTCGATGGGCAGCGCGTCGGTCGCGCACTTCGCAGCGAAGTATCCCGACATCCCGCGCGCCGTGATCCTCGAGGATCCTAGACTCGTGCGCCGGGCCGGCGCCGCGACAGCGCAGACGCAGGCCAGCCCGGAGGAGCGACGCGCGAATATCCTGGCACGCAACAACATGAGCGAGGCCGAGCTCGTGGCAGGCTGCATGGAAAACTCGCCGAAGTGGGGCCGGTCGGAATGCGAGCTCTGGGCGCCCTCCAAGCGCCGTCACCACCCGAACACCGTCTCGAACAGTCCGGCGTCGCGTCCGCCGATGAGCGAGTTGTTCGCGAAGATCACGGCGCCCACACTGATCCTCAAAGCCGATGCGCAGGGCGATCTTAGAAAACAGAACGAGGAGGTGGCTGCCAGCCTGCGGAAGGGGAAGATCGTTCACATCACCGGCGCCGGGCACAACGTCCGTCGTGAGAACAAGGCGCAGACACTCGAAGTGCTGCGGAGCTTCCTCAGCGAATCGTAGTCAGCCCCACGAACAGATCGTCGTCGTTCTCGACCGTGAATCGGTAGGCGTTCGCGTTTACTGGGGCTCTTTCCCTATGAGCTCGAGGGTTCAAGTTGATCCTGGCCCGGTCGGGACCGCATCACCGCGCTTCAGACTACGGCCAGACGACGTTGCATGAGGCCGTCGCCCGCGATCACGGCGTGGGTGTTCAAGTGACCGGTGTTCAGGCGCGTTTGACGCGCCCTCCAGCACCGCCGATCTTTATCTCTGTCGCCGCTCGAGAATCTCCTGCACCTGTTCTCTCGCCACCGGGAGCTTGTCGATGTTGTCGCGCAACCAGCCAGTGAAATCCTCCTCAATGGCGGCAGACCAGGCGGCGTCGATTTGA
It includes:
- a CDS encoding alpha/beta fold hydrolase codes for the protein MKRVSNRQPVEGRAEMSPRTLIASFALFALCAAPAAAGPEPPAGWTDGYVMANGIRSHYWRTGGENKPALVLAHGSSDDGLCWTNLAKELQDGYDIIMFDARGHGLSDPPTPADPPAVQVEDLAGLIEALRLERPILMGHSMGSASVAHFAAKYPDIPRAVILEDPRLVRRAGAATAQTQASPEERRANILARNNMSEAELVAGCMENSPKWGRSECELWAPSKRRHHPNTVSNSPASRPPMSELFAKITAPTLILKADAQGDLRKQNEEVAASLRKGKIVHITGAGHNVRRENKAQTLEVLRSFLSES